The following nucleotide sequence is from Zingiber officinale cultivar Zhangliang chromosome 10A, Zo_v1.1, whole genome shotgun sequence.
AAAAATGTTATGCTCGTGGTGCCAAAATACTATTCTTATTCCTCCCTAAAGTGGATGAAGAATGTTAGCACATTATTCTATGATTGTTTTGCAATCTAACTGGGATCTACTAGGACTGATTTACTTTTTTCTTATTGAAAAATTGCACATCCAAGGTAATATCAAACTATCTATCATAGTATTGTTTGGAAATAATAGCTTGAACCAGCATAAAGTTTCTCCATTCTACTGTGTCATGGGAATCACATTATGTTTTCTGTGAGTTAGATAAGCTCATCACATTTTTGCTGCAAGTAATAGATTCAAGGATACTTGACATTTGTAATGTCAACTGTTTGAGTGAACTGGCTAATTATATTGAAGTGTTACTGATAAGTTCGGCTACAAATTGATATAAATAGGCTTGAAAAACTTTCTACTTTATTTGAGATTGTTTTTACATCCTAAAAGATGTAAAATGACATAATGTTGTATTTAATAAACATTATTATTAAGGAACAAATAGAGGTTGATTCATAATAGAAATACATAGTTTTATACATTGATGGGAATAACAATGAACAAACTATTATTTTATTCCATTTTGTTAACAATTAGAATGAAATGGAAATATGATATTTCACCTTCaaatgtatataaacataggaaAATTATTGTTAACTCCACTTGCACGGTCGACTTTGGAGTTGCCATGGCATTAACATGGTGAAAATGAAGGAGAAAGGCGACAACCATGTAAAGAGAGGAAGATGCATTTGACATGACAAAACGATCATGCTTTATGAAGAGAGGAATGGATGATGGCTTTGGCATCTTAAGGCTTCTCATTCTCAATCAATTCTACCCTCATTATCATCTTCATGTCTCAATGCAACAAGATTTGTTCTTCTTGGTTACAATTAGGTGTCAACCTCATGTGGCAAGATTTATGTCATTGCTTACTCTAAAATTTCACTCTCTTTAATCTCtttatatttattatataatataaaattcatCCTTTCTTTCTTCAATAATGGCTATGTTTTAATTTTTGATCTATTGGATCTAATTTTAAGTCTGTAGGTTAGGTTTACTTTTAATTGGTGGAGATCAAATCTTTGCttggtttttctttcttttttaagAATTGTATGAACACCATTTGTATCAAATCATATTGAATTAAATTATAGTGATTCTTTTACATTTCATATGTATGACATAtcattttaaatctaaatttaaaacaaatttgaatTGTATGATTCTAATAACTATGAGTAAAACATACGAGATCTGAATAATTGAATGGTGCAATTCCAACTTTTCAATCAAATGAAACATTTTGATACAAGTGGAAGCTAAGAGTAAATACAATATCATACATGAAAAATACAGATCAAGAATGAGTTATCTGATGGATAATGATGGTAATAGATACAACAATGATAAGAGTAGTACATGAATCATGCATAATTGAACAAATAACCAAAGCAACTAATTAACTGGATATAGTTAGCAAGATCAAATTTACAGAGAATTAAGGTGTAAATTTAGTTTACCATATATCATGGGTAGTCAAAGTTTGAAAATATCAAGAAAGGGAATAATAGGTATGGAAGTGTCTTTTGGTGTCAGACATTCAGCTAATAGAATCCACCATGTTTAATATGGGAATTCACATTAATGGATCTATTTTTCGGTAGACTGAACTTTATGCTATAGTCCAAACCAAAATAGTTATTGGTTGCATTTATGTGTGGTACTAATATCTTTTGGTATCCTCGGACATTCAAATTGACAAAATCTATATAATATGGGAATTTGCATAAATAAGTCCATTTGTTGTAGACTCAACTTTATATTGGTGTCCACATCAAAATAGTATTTAGTTGTAATTATGTGTCATAGTACTAGTGTCTTTTGGTGCCCATAGACATTCAGCTGATAGAATCCACCATGTCTAATATGGAAATTCACATATTATGAATCCTCAACTTTATACTGATCCAAATCCAAATCAAAATAGTGCTTGGTTATAATTGTGTTGTACTGGTATCTTTTGGTATCCTTGGACATTCAGCTGGCAAAATCCACTATGCATAACATGGAAATCCACATTAATGGATCCATTTCCCGTAGGCTTAACTTTATACTAGTGTCCAAATCAAAATAGTGGTTGATTGTATTTGTGTTGTACTATATCTTATGGTGCTTTTAGACATTTGATTGATAGAATCCACTATGTCTAATATGGAAAGTCACATTAATGAATCTATTTCCAGTAGGCTCAACTTTATATTGTTGCCCCCCGGCTACGGTGCAGTGGCAACGATGTTCTAGCGATTCCCAAGTACCCACGGTTCGATTCCTAGCTATGACACACTACAAGAGTAGGATGATAAACCTAGGACGTTGGTTACTGGGCAATAAGACGCTTGCATTTCTAGATTTTACCTGATGGTTGGTAGGAAAGTTCTATAAGCCGAATCGGTCACCTCCAGGATTAGTTGGTTCGAAGAACTGGATACCTAGATTatcaaaagaaaaatttatattgTTATCCAAATCAAAATAGTGTGTGATGTATTTATGTGTCATGCTAGTATCTTCTAGCATCTTTAGGCATTTAGCTAACACTATCCACCATGTCTAATATGGGAGTTCACATTAATGAATCTATTTCTTGTAGGCTCAAATTTATACTGATGTCTAAGTCAAAATAGTATTTGATTGTATTTACGTGTCGAACTAAAACTATGAATGACAATGGGAAAGTAACATACATAATAAAAGTTCTGTAACGAAATATTATTAGAAAAGACATTTAGTGGTTTAGAAATGTTTATAATGACATAAACAGATATTTCATGTGCAATCATGGAGAATAAAAACTATATCATGATTTAACAATTTTAACACAAAATGATAAAATCAATATCTTGGTATCATTTGCAATATAAGGTGAGAAATGATTATCTATACAATAACATTAAACTTCTTTTATTTAATCACTGTCAATTTAATTCTAGAAATACTTTTGTGTACAATTTTTGAATTGTGTGGGGGCGGGTCTGTTTTCACCTACTAAGCATGAACATGATGCCAATGGTAACAATGATGATGGGGTGGGTCTTGTTGTGGAGAGGGTGAGAATAATACTTGTGTCCACCAATGCAGATGAATTTTCTTAGGTTTCAAACTTTCACGGCCCTTTAATCTGGTCAGTATTGGTGAAATAACCTCCAGTGAGGCTATTGCATTGTGGAGCTGGTTTGGGATTGTCATCCTCAATTAATAGTTTAATTAATACATATAAATAGTCTATTTTCATTGCTAGTTAGGAAACATCTTTAAAATCCTTCAGGAAATAATTTGTAAAGACAAATCCTAAAGATGATTTACCTGTTTTCATTTAACAATGATACgtatttattatttaaatgtCACAGTGCTAGTGTTGGCAATCGGTGCTTGAGGAAGTTGGATGAAAATCACTTACAAACATGAATGTATAGACAAATGCATGTTAGCAACACTTTGGGAAATTGGTAGGACTAAGATAGGAGATTAGTAATCTATTACTTATAAGAATTAACATACCTGCCGTATGTGGCTCTCATTATTTCATTTATCTAATTTATTTAGATGAACTTTATCATACCAACCATTTGTTTAATTTCTGTAGATAGTGTTTGTTTTATAATTGTATAGATAGTTGAGTTGATAAGCGGGAACATGGATGTATTTACTACCAAAGAGTTTAAATGCTCctgattaatttcttcttactAATATTTTCCAGTTTGAGTACAGAGTTTCATTTCTTGTTGCAGTGTTTGGGATGAGTCCTTCAAATCCTGTTAATATGTTGGCAATGCAACAACAGCAACAAGGTGGATTTCGAAACATGTCAACTAACGCCCATGACTTGCAGCCTGGGATGGTTAACCTTCCAAATACAATTCAGAATCCCAACTTTCCACAGCAGCAGCAAAATCAACAGTAGATGATGCATCAAATCAGGCTGAACATTGTTGTCTGCTAACAGTGTCCAATAATGTAGCCATTGCTATCTACCCAACGGATGCGACTAGCTATCACCAAGAAAGTCAGTTAACTAGGagcaatttttcttttttttttgttccatTTGTTCTTCACGATAATCATCAGCCATGCTACTTTTAATTGGTTGGAGGTTGTATTATCAATTCCTGTCTAACTGTGCACATTCTATCTGTAAGCCTGAGGCCTCATTGTTTTATTAAAGTTTTCGCACTACTAGAAAAAATGTTTGGTGCTATTTTACTGGATTGTATGAGGAAATAATCTATGCTGAAACTATATTTCCTTGTTTTTGATTATTTTATCTGAATTTGCTGATTACATTTCTTTCATTTATTTCACATACTTCAAGTTAACTCTTTTCGCCTCGATCAGTTCTTGCATAGGTTTGTCTATTGTCCTTTGGCATATGAATACTGTGCTCAATGTCATGGTAAAATGACTCTTTGTCATAGATCATTGTGATTAAAATGGCATTTGCACTCATAATTTTCTGGTTGAGAGTGGACAAGTAAAAATTTCCATTCAAATTAAGTTAGTTCGATATTCTACTTATCGGTTTTGTTGCAAAAAAGATGCCCTGCAAATTGTTGAAAATTCTCTaattgtgttgcagggtatatgaAATATTAGATTTTGTAAAATTTGtctgtttgttttgtttttaaaataaattttgtcaTTATTTCAAATTCTGCTCTGCTATTCTGCCTGTTGTATTATATTGAAAAAGAAATTCCATTGAGTTTTACATAGAATTAAGcacatatatttttcatataaGTTTTAATGTTAGAATTGAAGGGCCTtagcttaaataatttttatttttaaaatatgtttctgataaataattgtttatttattttagaaaattctaccaAACTAATTCACTGTACTATCAAGAAGACTATACTCGCATTACAATTCTTCAATGACATCCAACCACTAACCCTTGACTGAATTTTAAAATGCCATCAATCAAAAACTTGACAACTCATGGAAACTCACTCTCTCATAGCATCCACACCAGCTTTCCTATCCAAAAAGTATAatttaaggataaaaaaattactttattaaatttagatattcacTTTTCAATATTTCATATATCAACTTCCTTATTTCTTCTATCTCCTTTATAATATTTAGgaaataatatttatttcttaaatttagagaagtactgttcataaatgcataatttaagAAATTGATAGGGTCGTTAATGCAAAGATTTTTTAATTACCCTATCTAAAATATAtgataaaatatttgaataggATATCTAATGTGGATGCTCTAACTATTTAGCCACCTAGAAACATACCACTGAATAATATACCTAATAGTTGATactaactttaatttttaacttaacaaCTTCAAATCTTTGTGCCCTAGTATTTGTGTACCTTTCTAAATTCGACATTTTACTAAATCGCGTAAATAAGTTTCAATATTACTTAAATCACGTATCTAACTTTCATGATACCAAATCACATACTATATTTTTGAAATACTCTTTCTCTATAGGTCCATCAGTTAATTTCAGACAAAACTAACTaatagatctaaaaaactttaaaTCACTTCAAATCAAAATCATTTCACTCTTGGAAACCTCTTTCAAGGTATTTATGCCCTTGGATCTAAATTTAATGGTATAAATTAAGAGCAGTGAATTAAATTGAGAGCATATCTCTAAATTTTTACTTTACCAATTCAAAAGTTCATTACTCTCAATTTACACTATCAAATTCAAATATAATGGCATAGATATATTAAAGAGATTTTCAAAAGTACATTGATTTTAGTTTAAAGTGATTCGAAGTTTCTTAAATTCAtcaattagttttagatgaaactgaaaaatttaaaagtttaatatttttcGAATAGGGGAGTCCTAAGAACCCATTAGTGATGTTGATTAGCGAGTATCATTATCCTAGACCTTATAATGAGCTTGTGATAAAATTTATCAAacctttataaatataaaaattcacTACTCTCAATTTATACTATCGAATTTAGATCCAAGGACATGGATATATTAAGGAGGAATTCAGGAGTATATTAATTTTGGTTTGAAATGATTTGGAGTTTCTATATCCATCAGCCAATTTCGTACGAAACTGACTGATGGACCTATAACattcgaaaatttaaaaatttgatatttttcaaaTCAAGGGTGTGTTATTGGAACCTATTGGTGGTATTGGTTAGTGTGAATTATTATCCTAGGCCTTATAATGAGtttatgataaattttatcaagccattgtaagtttaaaaattcactacTCTCAATTTACACTATCAAATTTAGATCCAAGAGCATAAATACATTAAGGATATTTTCAAAAGTATATTGATTTTGATTAGAAGTGATTCAGATTTCTCTACATTGGTTAATTAGTTTTGTCTGAACTGATGGCCTATAGAGAAAGAAGGAAGGGTATTATGATAGGTGATTTGGTAGTATGAAAATTAAGTATGTGATTAAGATAATattgcaacttgcttaaaatGTCATTCTAAATTACAGCTCTTTAAATAAAATGTTCTTCACTAGATTTAGGAGAAAATGTGCCCATGCTTATCGACTTTGAGGAAATAGTTTTCTACCCATACTTCTCCCTGTGATGGTAGTAAATTAGAATTTCTATGAATAAGCTATAAGGAATTTATCCCCTATTTTATCATAAACACGAGTTTAGAGGGTCAAGCGATTTTTGGGGTGTATATGATTACTAAATGATAGATTGGCCCAAACAAAATAAATCACTAGATGATGTTTCAGCATTTGTAAAAACATAATATTGTGAAGAACAGAGCAGAAAAGTAGTAGCAGAATAGCTTTTCCTCTCAAAGAAATTTTAAGTCACTCACTTTGAAACAGATTACAAAGGGTTATAATGGTGTAAACTGAAAAGTTTTGTACAGAACTGTTGGTGTTGGTTCAAGGCTGATGACAATGGAGAATAAATGCTGATGATAATGGAGATTGAATACAGAAGATAATGGAGATTAAATGAGTTTTAATGGTCTAGAGTTAATGGTGTCCTTTCATTTGTCATGttgtcttttcatttctttttgttttgaCTATTTAAGGTTCGTGATGTAATGGTTTCTAAAACTCAATCTATCGAAAATCCATAAAAGAGCATTTGCTCAAAGATTGTTCGAGTGTTCTTAAGTTTTGGTTCGTTTCGTCCTATAGAAGGTTGCGCTACAGAAGGTTCTGTTGTTCTCTGTCTTGCTTCTATTGTAGTTTCTAATATTGATGCAGGTTTGTTTCCGCAACGTGAaaacctacaagtggtatcagagcacttaGTGATCTTTCGGGAGCTGTGGAAGTCTTGTGAAGTTTTTGGAAGGTTGTTTCTGTCCTATAGGAGATGGAAGCAAGCGGAAGCGATTTTTCTTCTATGACGCCTCCTGTGTTTGATGGGGAGAACTATCAAGCATGGGCGGTGAAGATGAGCGCTTTCATGGAGGGTAGTGACTTGTGGGAAGCAGTGAAGGATGATTATGAAGTGACCCCACTCCCCGACAATCCTACAATCAATTAAATACGGTTTCACAAGGAAAGTATCACAAGGAAGGCTAAGGCGAAGTCGTGCCTTTATGCTGCAGTGTCACCTTTTATATTCAACAGGATCATGAAGTTTCCAACCGCGAAGGATATTTGGAATTTTCTAAAGATTGAGTATGAAGGTGATGAGAAGATAAGAGGTATGAAGGCTTTGAATTTGATACGAGAGTTCGAGAGACAACAAATGAAGGAGAATGAGGCTGTGAAGGATTTTTCAGATAGATTGATCAATCTGGCTAACAGAATCAGAGTTCTGGACACAGATATGAAGGACAACCGGATCGTGCAAAAGATTTTAGTGTCATTGTCAGAAAGGTTTGAAGCTACGATTGCCTCTCTGGAGAACACCAAGGATCTGTCTGATATAAGGTTGGCGGAGTTGTTGAGTGCATTAGAAGCTCAAGAACAAAGAAGGTTGATGAGAAGGGAAGTTCCTGTAGAAGCCATGAAAGGAGCCTTATCAGCAAGGTCTTTGAGAGCTTCTGGAAGAGAAAAGAAGTCTTGGAACCAATAGAAAGGGAATGCAGAAGGTTCAAGCAGTAACAAAGGTCATGCTGAATAGAGGCATCCTTCTGAGAGTGGTTTTGCTTATTAGAGAGAAAGGTTTGATTCTTGCAAACATTGTGGAGGCACAAATCATCCACATTACAAGTGTTGGAGGAGGCCAGACGTGAAGTGCAATAATTGTCATAAGTTTGGGCATATTGCAAGGTTTTGTCAAGAGAAAGATTCTCGGCAAGATGCTACAGAAGGTGTTGCAAATAACGAGGTAGAGTTGATGTTTACAACATCTTGTTTTGCTACAGGTGTGACTCATAGAAGTTGGTTGGTGGATAGCGGATGTACCCACCACATGTCGTATGATGAGAAGTCATTTGCAAATTTAGATCGAAATTTCTGTGCTAAAGTGAAGATCGGAAATGGTGATTACATCGATGTTGAAGGAAGAGGAGATGTAGTCGTTGATGGTCTAAAAGGTAGAAAGTTGATAAGTGATGTATTGTATGTACCTAAGATTGATCAAAATCTTGTGAGTGTTGGTCAACTCATGCAGAAGGGGTACAAGGTGATGTTCGAAGAAGGATTCTGTTTGATAGCAGATTCTTTTGGGAAGAAGATACTCAAGATTCAGATGAAAAACAAGAGATTCTCCTTTGATCCCGTGTCATAGGGTCAACAAGCTATGGCGGCCCAAGATAACGAAGCAGAACTTTGGCATAGGAGGCTGGGGCATTTCCACAGCAAGGGCATAGAGTTTCTGCAGAAGAATGATATGGTAGTTGGATTTCCAATTCTACAGCAGAAGGATACATCTGACTATAGAACGTGTGTGCTTGGAAAGCAGACGAGGCTTCCTTTTGAGAGTTCGAGCTGGAGAGCCAGTGAAAAGCTACAACTTATTCACACAGATGTTTGTGGGCCTATGTCGGAGGTTTCATTAAATGGTTGTaagtattttatcatttttatagACGATTTCTCTAGGATGTGCTGGATTTACTTCTTGAAGGCTAAGTCTGAGGTTGCAGAGACATTTGAGAAGTTTAAGAGGCAAGTTGAAAATGAGTGTGGTAGATCCATACAGATTGTGAGATCTGACAATGGGACAGAGTATACTTCTGCTAGTTTCAGGTCCATTTGTGAAGAATCTAGAGTGCAGCATCAGTTTACTGTACCTTATTCCCCACAATAAAATGGTGTGAGTGAGAGAAAGAACAGAAGCATCATGGAGATGGCAAGATGCATGATGCAAGAGAAGGATATGCCAAAAAAGTTTTGGGCAGAAATTGTGAATACTATAGTGTTTCTGTAGAACAGACTTCCTACAAAGTCAGTAAGCATGAAGACACCTCATGAGGCTTGGTATGGGGTCAAACCGATCATGAAGAATCTAAAGGTGTTTAGATGTGTGTGTTATACACATATTCCTTCTGTGAGAAGAGATAAGTTGGACCAGAAGGCAGAAGTTGGGATCTTCATTGGTTATAGTATGCGATCAAAGGCTTATAGAATTTATCAGCCGTGGAATGAAAAGGTAATTATGAGCAGAGATGTTAAGTTCTTTGAAGAAGCAAAGTGGATCTGGTCGGGCAGAGAATCAGTCTCTGAGCATACGTCAGAGATGCCTGTTTTGGTGGAACGGAATTCTGAGGAGCAGAATGCTGAGGGACCAGAGATGCCTGTTTTGGTGGAACGGAATTCTAAGGAGCAGAATGCTGAGGGACGAGATCAAAATGTTGATGATACACCAATAAGAAGTACGAGATCATTAACTGATGTTTATGAAAGATGTAATGTTGCAGTAATGGAACCTGCTAGTTTTGAGGATGCAAAGGAAGACAGAAGGTGGCTAGCTGCAATGCAGGAGGAGCTAGCTATGTTTGAAAAGAATGAAACTTAGGAACTTGTGGATAGACCACATGACAGAAAGGTCATTGGAGTAAAATGGGTTTACAGAACGAAGCTAAACCTAGATGGTTCTGTGAACAAGcataaagctaggcttgttgtgaagggCTACTCTCAAGTTTGGGGAGTAGATTATTCAGAGACCTTTGCTCCTGTGGCGAGACTAGATACAATCAGGATGATACTAGCAATTGCAGCTGAAAAGGAATGGAAGGTATTCCAACTTGATGTAAAATCTGCATTTCTTAATGGTATTTTGCAGGAGGAGATTTATGTTGAGCAGCCAGAAGGGTTTTGTGTTGCAGAGCCTGAACAAAAGGTGTACAGGTTGAAGAAGGCTCTGTATGGCTTAAAGCAAGCTCCTAGGGCTTGGTATAGTAAGATTGATGATTATTTTACTGAGTTGGGGTTTGAAAGAAGTCGAAGTGAGCATACTCTGTATGTTAGGAAGGTTGATCTGAGTGTAATTATTATTTCCTTGTATGTAGATGATCTTTTGGTTACAGGAAATGATTAGAAGCTCATACAGAAGATGAAGCAGAGTCAAATGCAGATGTTTGAGATGACAGATTTGGGAGAGATGACATTTTTTCTTGGCATGGAGGTGAATCAAATTCCAGGAGAGATCTTTATTTGTCAGAAGAAGTATGTGAGAGAGATTCTAAAGAGATTCCGGATGGAGGAGTGCAAGAGTGTAGCAACTCCTATGGCACAGAAGGATAAACTGAGCAAAAGTGATGGTTCTGCACCTGCAGACAATGCATTCTACAGAAGTTTGGTCGGATGTCTGATGTACTTGACAGCAACTCGGCCGGATATCCTTTTTCCAATAAGTATACCTTCAAGATTTATGCATTGTGCTAGTGAAGCGCACATGATAGCAGCGAAGAGGGtacttagatatcttaagggGACGAGTTCCTATGGAATGAGGTACAGAAGGTCCAACAAGTTTGAGCTCTATGGATTTTCTGATAGTGATTGGGCAGGTTCTGTAGATGATATGAAGAGTACTTCGGGGTATTGTTTTTCACTAGGATCAGCTTGTTTCTCATGGTGTTCGAAGAAACAAGAAATTGTAGCTCAATCGACTGCAGAAGCTGAGTTTGTTGCGGCAACAAGTGCTGTGAATCAAGCTATTTGGTTGAGGAAGCTTCTGAATGATATGAGTTACATAATGGAGAAGGAAACGAAAGTTTCTGTTGATAACCAAGCTACACTGGCGATCTCAAAGAATCCAATTTTTCATGGTAAAACAAAACACTTTAATGTGAAGTATTATTATCTTAGAGAAGTGCAGCAGATGGGAGAAGTAGAATTGATCTACTGTACTACAGAAGATCagttagccgatatcttcaccaagTCTTTTCACCAGAGTAGATTTGTGTGGCTTCGAGAGAAGATTGGAGTATCTATCAGCGCTTGATCCAAGGAGGAGTTTGTTGGTGTTGGTTTAAGATTGATGACAATAGAGAATAAATGCTGATGATAATGGAGATTGAATAAGATAATGGAGATTAAATGAGTTTTAATGGTCTAGAGTTAATTGTGTCCTTTCATTTGTCTTGttgtcttttcatttcttttttgttttgtcTATTTAAGGTTCGTGATGTAATGGTTTCTAAAACTCAATCTATCGAAAATCCAGAAAAGAGCATTTGCTCAAAAATTGTTCGAGTGTTCTTAAGTTTTGGTTCGTTTCGTCCTGCAGAAAGTTGCGCTACAAAAGCTAGCGTCTGCAGAAGGTTCTGTTGTTCTCTGTCTTGCTTCTGTTATAGTTTCTGATATTGATGCAGGTTTGTTTCCGCAACGTGAAAACCTACAAGAACAGCTCATTTAGACAAGTAGAAGCTGTCAAACTTCCTTTGGATTTTAGATAAAAAGtttcaaggaaaaaaaatctCAATCAACACACTTGGACATTAGAATTTTATGTACAAGTTGGACTTATCTACAAAATCTCACTTTCGTTGCCCCCAAATAGATTGAATAAGGAGACACCTACAAATGATGATATTTTGGATTATGTACTTAGAGAAAAAGAGGAA
It contains:
- the LOC122026651 gene encoding uncharacterized protein LOC122026651; amino-acid sequence: MKFPTAKDIWNFLKIEYEGDEKIRGMKALNLIREFERQQMKENEAVKDFSDRLINLANRIRVLDTDMKDNRIVQKILVSLSERFEATIASLENTKDLSDIRLAELLSALEAQEQRRLMRREVPVEAMKGALSARSLRASGREKKSWNQ